The proteins below come from a single Eucalyptus grandis isolate ANBG69807.140 chromosome 3, ASM1654582v1, whole genome shotgun sequence genomic window:
- the LOC108953938 gene encoding toll/interleukin-1 receptor-like protein isoform X5: MKRLFPCLASKFAQSDRDSKGRKANDTTAPSSSAASKFVQSDKDSKGRKADDTAAASSSAAPKGSNNYDVFLGFRGTDTRNTFVDHLYNNLIDAGIYVFKDDDELCEGEEISTNLLEAIKNSKISIPVLSQNYASSNACLQELVQMIECTKNTGQVVLPIFYRVEPANVRHQKGSFREAFSHLRGKYSEEDVAKWKEGLQEVASLKGWESEKIANGREGELVRMVVRTVLSKLKEAFQLVVTEQLVGIDDTVANILRLLDDNHHSTQIVGIHGMGGIGN; the protein is encoded by the exons ATGAAACGTCTCTTCCCCTGTCTCGCGTCCAAATTTGCCCAGAGCGACAGAGATAGCAAAGGTCGAAAAGCAAATGATACCACTGCGCCTAGCTCGTCCGCCGCATCCAAATTTGTCCAGAGCGACAAGGATAGCAAAGGTCGAAAAGCAGATGATACCGCTGCAGCTAGCTCGTCTGCCGCTCCGAAAGGAAGTAACAATTACGATGTGTTCTTGGGTTTCAGAGGTACAGATACTCGCAACACCTTCGTGGATCACCTCTACAACAACCTCATCGATGCTGGAATCTATGTGTTCAAAGACGACGATGAGCTTTGTGAAGGTGAGGAGATCAGCACCAACCTTCTCGAGGCCATTAAGAATAGTAAGATCTCCATCCCAGTTCTCTCTCAAAACTACGCTTCGAGCAATGCGTGCCTTCAAGAGCTCGTTCAAATGATTGAGTGCACGAAGAACACCGGGCAAGTTGTCTTGCCCATATTTTACCGGGTTGAACCGGCCAATGTACGACACCAAAAAGGGAGCTTTCGAGAGGCTTTCTCCCATTTAAGGGGGAAGTATTCTGAGGAAGACGTTGCCAAATGGAAAGAAGGGCTCCAAGAAGTGGCTTCCTTGAAGGGATGGGAATCGGAGAAAATTGCTAACGG CCGCGAAGGAGAATTGGTGAGAATGGTTGTCAGAACAGTTTTGAGCAAGTTAAAAGAGGCCTTTCAACTGGTTGTTACCGAACAACTTGTCGGAATTGATGATACTGTGGCAAATATTCTAAGATTGCTGGATGATAACCACCATTCTACCCAAATTGTCGGCATCCATGGAATGGGGGGTATTG
- the LOC108953938 gene encoding TMV resistance protein N-like isoform X4, producing the protein MKRLFPCLASKFAQSDRDSKGRKANDTTAPSSSAASKFVQSDKDSKGRKADDTAAASSSAAPKGSNNYDVFLGFRGTDTRNTFVDHLYNNLIDAGIYVFKDDDELCEGEEISTNLLEAIKNSKISIPVLSQNYASSNACLQELVQMIECTKNTGQVVLPIFYRVEPANVRHQKGSFREAFSHLRGKYSEEDVAKWKEGLQEVASLKGWESEKIANGREGELVRMVVRTVLSKLKEAFQLVVTEQLVGIDDTVANILRLLDDNHHSTQIVGIHGMGGIVSLQIFENPRSTRAFHVCKSN; encoded by the exons ATGAAACGTCTCTTCCCCTGTCTCGCGTCCAAATTTGCCCAGAGCGACAGAGATAGCAAAGGTCGAAAAGCAAATGATACCACTGCGCCTAGCTCGTCCGCCGCATCCAAATTTGTCCAGAGCGACAAGGATAGCAAAGGTCGAAAAGCAGATGATACCGCTGCAGCTAGCTCGTCTGCCGCTCCGAAAGGAAGTAACAATTACGATGTGTTCTTGGGTTTCAGAGGTACAGATACTCGCAACACCTTCGTGGATCACCTCTACAACAACCTCATCGATGCTGGAATCTATGTGTTCAAAGACGACGATGAGCTTTGTGAAGGTGAGGAGATCAGCACCAACCTTCTCGAGGCCATTAAGAATAGTAAGATCTCCATCCCAGTTCTCTCTCAAAACTACGCTTCGAGCAATGCGTGCCTTCAAGAGCTCGTTCAAATGATTGAGTGCACGAAGAACACCGGGCAAGTTGTCTTGCCCATATTTTACCGGGTTGAACCGGCCAATGTACGACACCAAAAAGGGAGCTTTCGAGAGGCTTTCTCCCATTTAAGGGGGAAGTATTCTGAGGAAGACGTTGCCAAATGGAAAGAAGGGCTCCAAGAAGTGGCTTCCTTGAAGGGATGGGAATCGGAGAAAATTGCTAACGG CCGCGAAGGAGAATTGGTGAGAATGGTTGTCAGAACAGTTTTGAGCAAGTTAAAAGAGGCCTTTCAACTGGTTGTTACCGAACAACTTGTCGGAATTGATGATACTGTGGCAAATATTCTAAGATTGCTGGATGATAACCACCATTCTACCCAAATTGTCGGCATCCATGGAATGGGGGGTATTG TTTCATTGCAGATATTCGAGAATCCTCGCAGCACAAGGGCATTTCATGTTTGCAAGAGCAATTAA